Proteins found in one Nitratireductor kimnyeongensis genomic segment:
- the argE gene encoding acetylornithine deacetylase, with protein sequence MPEAEKSTMSLLENAKKHLKDLVAFDTTSRYTNRPLIDHMAAFLREYGIEPVILLDETGEKANLIARIGPADVPGVVLSGHTDVVPALEKGWTSGPFDLTERDGKLYGRGSCDMKGFAACVMAMVPQLVAAKLERPVWLCFSHDEEVGCLGAPAIAEWLAKREVPPMLAIIGEPTDMKLVTGQKGKIAMRCHVHGTSGHSSFAPDHVNAIDHAARIIAMIAERAGEIAESGPFDHDFTVPHSTMLATMISGGVATNVTPDLCSFTFEIRSLPTHDARAELEFLKTRANSEILPKMQEKCAETGIEWEEIFAYPAMGDNTASKGFAFFCDIMPEWSGKVSYGSEGGVFETIGGIPSVIVGPGSIRQAHKPDEFVEVEQLSLCLAFLEKVAAKMSEPA encoded by the coding sequence ATGCCTGAGGCCGAAAAGTCCACCATGTCACTGCTTGAGAATGCCAAGAAGCATCTGAAGGATCTGGTCGCCTTCGATACGACGAGCCGCTACACGAACCGGCCGCTCATCGACCACATGGCGGCCTTCCTGCGGGAATACGGCATCGAGCCGGTGATTTTGCTGGACGAGACAGGCGAGAAGGCAAACCTGATCGCCCGCATCGGCCCGGCCGACGTTCCCGGTGTCGTGCTGTCAGGTCACACCGATGTGGTGCCGGCGCTGGAAAAGGGCTGGACCTCCGGCCCCTTCGACCTGACCGAGCGCGACGGAAAGCTCTATGGCCGCGGGAGCTGCGACATGAAGGGCTTTGCCGCCTGCGTCATGGCGATGGTGCCGCAGCTTGTCGCCGCGAAGCTGGAGCGCCCTGTCTGGCTGTGCTTTTCGCATGACGAGGAAGTGGGCTGCCTTGGCGCGCCGGCCATCGCCGAATGGCTGGCGAAACGCGAGGTTCCGCCCATGCTTGCGATCATCGGCGAGCCGACCGACATGAAGCTGGTGACTGGCCAGAAAGGCAAGATCGCCATGCGCTGCCATGTGCATGGAACTTCAGGTCATTCCTCCTTCGCGCCGGATCACGTCAACGCCATAGACCATGCAGCGCGCATCATCGCGATGATCGCCGAGCGCGCCGGGGAGATTGCTGAAAGCGGCCCCTTCGACCACGATTTCACCGTGCCGCATTCCACCATGCTGGCCACCATGATTTCCGGCGGCGTCGCCACCAATGTGACGCCGGATCTTTGCAGTTTCACCTTTGAAATCCGTAGCTTGCCTACTCACGACGCACGGGCCGAACTGGAATTTCTGAAAACGCGTGCAAATTCGGAAATTCTGCCCAAAATGCAGGAAAAATGCGCCGAAACCGGTATCGAATGGGAAGAAATCTTCGCCTATCCCGCGATGGGCGACAACACGGCGAGCAAGGGCTTCGCCTTCTTCTGCGACATCATGCCTGAGTGGTCCGGAAAGGTCTCTTACGGTTCGGAGGGAGGCGTGTTCGAGACCATTGGCGGCATCCCTTCCGTGATCGTCGGTCCGGGCTCCATCCGGCAGGCGCACAAGCCGGATGAATTCGTCGAGGTCGAACAGCTTTCTCTCTGTCTTGCGTTTCTGGAAAAGGTGGCAGCGAAGATGTCCGAACCGGCGTGA
- a CDS encoding LysR family transcriptional regulator: MQLRFLETFIHLAKVRNFRKVADLLHTTQPVISSRINALENELGTKLFERSKRGVQLTSEGRVLLPHAEMVVELTNEMKWLVNRDRKMTGSLRVGVTDTILRSWFVQLMECFREKYPGVNIEMLSSTSADVIQSLRDRAVDVGLAMRDGNDPKLDFVPLGSFPVAWVASPTAFPIRRAAVGTLLDLPILSFPKNSIPYKTLERYLKMHSKVRVNMHSSNSIATIVQMAEEGLGIAPMPRAVVMKELASGTLHEITVDVEFPPLEFFAITEASPRKTLRDEFVEMARKQAVAYASRFPDDYLIHLD; this comes from the coding sequence GTGCAGTTGCGATTTCTGGAAACCTTCATTCACCTGGCGAAAGTACGGAATTTTCGCAAGGTGGCCGATCTTCTGCACACCACCCAACCCGTCATTTCCTCACGCATCAACGCATTGGAAAACGAGCTGGGCACCAAGCTATTCGAACGTTCGAAGCGCGGGGTGCAATTGACCAGCGAAGGCCGGGTGCTTCTTCCACATGCGGAGATGGTGGTCGAGCTCACCAATGAAATGAAATGGCTGGTCAACCGGGACAGAAAGATGACCGGCTCGCTGCGCGTTGGCGTGACCGACACGATCCTGCGCTCCTGGTTCGTTCAGCTCATGGAGTGTTTTCGGGAAAAATACCCCGGCGTGAACATCGAGATGCTCTCATCCACCTCGGCCGATGTCATCCAGTCGCTGCGGGATCGTGCGGTGGATGTGGGACTGGCAATGCGGGATGGAAACGACCCCAAACTCGACTTCGTGCCTCTGGGTTCGTTCCCGGTCGCCTGGGTGGCAAGCCCGACCGCTTTCCCCATCCGCAGAGCCGCGGTGGGCACGCTGCTCGACCTACCAATCCTGAGCTTCCCCAAGAACTCGATTCCCTACAAGACGCTGGAGCGCTATCTGAAGATGCACTCCAAGGTTCGGGTCAATATGCACTCGTCCAACTCCATCGCCACCATCGTCCAGATGGCGGAGGAAGGGCTGGGCATCGCCCCCATGCCGCGGGCGGTCGTGATGAAGGAGCTGGCAAGCGGCACGCTGCACGAAATCACCGTGGATGTGGAATTTCCACCGCTTGAATTTTTCGCAATCACCGAAGCTTCGCCGCGCAAGACCCTCCGGGATGAGTTTGTGGAAATGGCCCGCAAGCAGGCGGTTGCTTATGCAAGCCGCTTTCCGGACGACTATCTGATCCATCTTGATTGA
- a CDS encoding TRAP transporter substrate-binding protein: MNRILRNALAAGVMTAIGAAATVSAQAETWRMAHKMPPDSIEGQLFQFFADKVVEKTGGEVEIKVFPNEQLGSDDTVLEQLQIGTVNVYPEGTSYLQKWVPDIKFSSAPFLFDDREHWVRFMQTDLVKGWFQQIEDEAGIALIGSPTAFLRGPYRVMVTDKPWTNLEEMQGTRLRMHPDELAAAAWRHLGAEVRTLAWTEVYESISRGIVDAVNSPIALVEPMKFYEVAPYVIRHDEYPQGMAFMTNAKRWNALSDELRAQVLEAFADMAAESEKRTIAAANNDLEAMKAKDVSYTEPDTSDFVERMQSFYQEMEEKGELPEGFLDAVRSSRAE; encoded by the coding sequence ATGAACCGTATTCTACGCAATGCTCTGGCTGCAGGTGTGATGACGGCAATCGGTGCTGCCGCAACGGTCTCTGCGCAAGCAGAGACCTGGCGCATGGCGCACAAGATGCCGCCAGACAGTATCGAAGGCCAACTTTTCCAGTTCTTCGCCGACAAAGTTGTTGAGAAGACCGGTGGTGAGGTCGAGATTAAGGTGTTTCCGAACGAGCAGCTTGGCTCTGACGACACAGTTCTCGAACAGCTCCAGATCGGCACTGTGAACGTCTATCCTGAGGGCACCAGCTATCTCCAGAAATGGGTCCCGGACATCAAGTTCTCCTCGGCGCCTTTCCTCTTTGATGACCGCGAGCATTGGGTCCGCTTCATGCAGACCGACCTGGTCAAGGGCTGGTTCCAGCAGATCGAAGACGAGGCCGGCATTGCGCTGATCGGCTCTCCGACGGCCTTCCTGCGCGGTCCATACCGCGTCATGGTCACCGACAAGCCGTGGACGAACCTGGAGGAAATGCAGGGCACGCGGCTGCGCATGCATCCCGATGAGCTGGCCGCGGCCGCCTGGCGCCATCTGGGCGCGGAAGTTCGCACGCTGGCCTGGACGGAGGTCTATGAATCCATCAGCCGCGGCATCGTCGATGCGGTGAACAGCCCGATTGCGCTGGTCGAGCCGATGAAATTCTACGAAGTGGCTCCTTACGTCATCCGTCATGACGAATACCCTCAGGGCATGGCCTTCATGACCAATGCCAAACGCTGGAACGCTCTTTCCGATGAACTGCGTGCTCAGGTTCTCGAAGCCTTTGCGGACATGGCGGCAGAGTCGGAGAAGCGTACGATCGCGGCGGCAAACAATGACCTTGAAGCCATGAAGGCAAAGGACGTTTCCTATACCGAGCCGGACACGTCCGATTTCGTCGAGCGCATGCAGAGCTTCTATCAGGAGATGGAAGAGAAGGGCGAACTGCCTGAAGGTTTCCTCGATGCGGTTCGTTCGTCGCGCGCCGAATAG
- a CDS encoding TRAP transporter small permease, whose translation MPVLDRILAVIDRLFLVGANTALFAMLLVTALNVASRAFLGQGVVWAFPISIVCFVWMSFLGFFVVYRQNKDITVDFLLNATPPPVRRAGRMLVDIAVIALLLIILREAPELIQRQVGNIEMVGIQRYWLSVPFFVSCGLIALHFFSDFVHALKGHPEPEHHHVGDI comes from the coding sequence ATGCCCGTCCTGGATCGAATCCTGGCCGTTATAGACCGGCTGTTTCTTGTGGGAGCGAATACGGCCCTGTTTGCCATGCTCCTTGTGACCGCACTCAATGTCGCGTCACGCGCGTTTCTCGGCCAGGGGGTGGTCTGGGCCTTCCCCATCAGCATCGTCTGCTTCGTGTGGATGAGTTTTCTGGGCTTTTTCGTCGTCTACCGGCAGAACAAGGACATCACCGTCGATTTTCTGCTGAACGCAACCCCGCCTCCGGTGCGCCGCGCCGGGCGGATGCTGGTGGACATTGCCGTCATCGCACTGTTGCTCATCATTCTGCGCGAGGCGCCGGAGCTGATCCAACGTCAGGTGGGCAATATCGAGATGGTGGGAATCCAGCGCTATTGGCTGAGTGTCCCCTTCTTCGTGTCCTGCGGGTTGATTGCCCTGCATTTCTTCAGCGACTTCGTCCATGCCCTCAAGGGGCATCCGGAGCCTGAACACCATCATGTCGGCGACATCTAG
- a CDS encoding TRAP transporter large permease, which produces MTLLLFAGFVALILLRVPITMAIGLAVLSALIYAGFSDTLYIIPLQVLDGVDNPSLLAIPFFIMAGNLMNGVGMTDRIFNFASALVGHMRAGLAQVNVVSSLLFAGVSGAAVADCAGLGTIEIKAMRERGYPAPFAAALTAASAVVGPIIPPSISLVVYAFLSNTSVARLFLAGIIPGIIVGLSLMAFNYLVALKQDFPREERKSLPQIGRAAIDGIAALVAPGIILVAILTGFTTATEAGVLACVYTIALGFVYRTFSFRMLWQALTETMTITSVIMIIIGFSHVMGWLLAIEQIPQQLADQILLFTESRTVFLFLLLGFLLLVGCFVEGVPAKLILVPMLLPIIDQFGIDRIHFGLIITLALLIGIATPPMGIALYIVSEVGKVPFEKVAVAILPFLVPLIVALLVITFVPELVLFLPNLVLGPA; this is translated from the coding sequence ATGACCTTGCTACTTTTCGCGGGCTTCGTCGCCCTCATCCTTCTGCGTGTGCCGATCACCATGGCGATCGGCCTGGCGGTGCTCTCCGCGCTCATCTACGCGGGCTTTTCCGACACGCTCTACATCATCCCGCTTCAGGTTCTCGACGGGGTCGACAACCCGTCCCTGCTTGCCATCCCCTTCTTCATCATGGCCGGCAATCTAATGAATGGCGTCGGCATGACCGACCGCATCTTCAACTTCGCCTCCGCTCTTGTCGGCCATATGCGGGCGGGCCTTGCACAGGTGAACGTCGTTTCCTCGCTGCTCTTTGCCGGTGTTTCCGGTGCGGCGGTGGCCGATTGTGCCGGCCTTGGCACGATCGAGATCAAGGCGATGCGCGAGCGCGGCTACCCAGCACCCTTTGCGGCGGCCCTCACGGCTGCAAGCGCTGTGGTCGGGCCGATCATCCCGCCATCCATCAGCCTTGTGGTCTATGCGTTTCTGTCCAACACATCGGTGGCGCGACTTTTTCTGGCGGGCATCATTCCCGGCATCATCGTCGGCCTGTCGCTGATGGCGTTCAACTATCTCGTCGCGCTGAAGCAGGACTTCCCGCGCGAGGAGCGCAAGAGCCTGCCGCAGATCGGTCGCGCCGCCATTGATGGCATTGCCGCTCTCGTTGCGCCGGGCATCATTCTCGTGGCGATCCTCACCGGTTTCACGACCGCGACGGAAGCCGGCGTTCTGGCCTGCGTCTACACCATCGCGCTGGGCTTCGTTTACCGTACCTTCTCCTTCCGCATGCTCTGGCAGGCGCTGACGGAGACGATGACCATCACCAGCGTGATCATGATCATCATCGGCTTCTCGCATGTGATGGGCTGGCTTCTGGCCATCGAGCAAATCCCGCAGCAACTGGCGGATCAGATCCTTCTGTTCACCGAATCGCGCACGGTCTTCCTGTTTCTCCTGCTCGGCTTCCTGCTTCTTGTCGGCTGTTTCGTGGAAGGTGTGCCGGCAAAGCTGATCCTCGTGCCGATGTTGCTGCCGATCATCGACCAGTTCGGCATCGACCGGATTCACTTCGGCCTGATCATCACCCTGGCGCTGCTGATCGGCATTGCCACGCCTCCCATGGGCATTGCGCTCTACATCGTGTCGGAGGTGGGAAAGGTGCCGTTCGAGAAAGTGGCGGTGGCGATCCTGCCTTTCCTCGTTCCGCTCATCGTCGCCCTGCTCGTCATCACCTTCGTGCCCGAGCTGGTGCTCTTCCTTCCCAATCTCGTTCTGGGGCCGGCCTGA
- a CDS encoding carbon-nitrogen hydrolase family protein, with product MKISVVQMNSQDDKAKNIADAEALIRKAVAEDNSDLVVLPETFTYMGGTVESRRANAETFPDGEAYRAMSALAAELKVNIHAGSMAEAAGEKCYNTTIVFDRQGKEIARYRKIHLFDVEVPGGQSYLESDTMKRGEDVVVYELEGVKIGCAICYDLRFPELFRSLRDKGAEVIVLPAAFTLQTGKDHWEQLLCARAIETQSYVAASAQIFGHDEGKKLCFGHSLIIDPWGVTIANCSDRVGHASATIDTGYAEQIRRSMPVADHHVVA from the coding sequence ATGAAAATCTCCGTCGTTCAAATGAACTCGCAGGATGACAAGGCAAAAAACATCGCCGATGCGGAAGCCTTGATCCGAAAGGCCGTGGCCGAGGACAACTCCGATCTCGTCGTTCTGCCCGAAACCTTCACCTATATGGGCGGGACCGTGGAAAGCCGCCGTGCAAATGCGGAAACCTTTCCTGACGGCGAAGCCTATCGCGCCATGTCGGCCCTGGCGGCCGAACTCAAGGTGAACATTCACGCCGGCTCCATGGCCGAGGCCGCCGGCGAGAAGTGCTACAACACGACCATCGTGTTCGACCGGCAGGGCAAGGAGATTGCCCGCTACCGCAAGATCCACCTTTTCGACGTGGAGGTTCCCGGCGGCCAGAGCTATCTGGAATCCGACACGATGAAACGCGGCGAGGACGTGGTCGTCTACGAGCTTGAAGGCGTGAAGATCGGTTGCGCCATCTGCTACGATCTGCGCTTCCCGGAACTCTTCCGCAGCCTGCGCGACAAGGGGGCCGAGGTGATCGTCCTGCCAGCCGCCTTCACGCTTCAGACCGGCAAGGACCACTGGGAGCAGCTCCTGTGCGCACGCGCCATCGAGACCCAGTCCTATGTGGCCGCATCGGCCCAGATCTTCGGGCATGACGAAGGCAAGAAGCTGTGTTTCGGCCACTCGCTCATCATCGACCCATGGGGCGTGACCATCGCCAACTGCTCGGACCGCGTCGGCCATGCAAGCGCGACCATCGACACCGGTTATGCCGAGCAGATCCGCCGCTCCATGCCGGTCGCAGACCATCACGTCGTCGCATAG